The sequence aatgaaatctgaATAGTCTATAACAAGAAATAGGTAAAAGAACATGTAATAATAAATTGCTTTGCTGATCACAGCTGGATACAACCGCAGAGGTCCAACCCTAAACAGTTGggggaaaaaaattattgtcttgaaactactaaaatgcttatttgggtcccttttttttaccccttatattcATAAACTGTGTAGACCATTACCCCCAAAATTGAatccaaccttccttttgaggTAATAAACTTTGAGTGTAAATTGCATGCATTTCTATCAAATTATACCAAAGTTTTTGTCTGGGAACCATCTGTCTTCAGACAAAGCTGACAACAACGACAAAgtgataccaatatatgacCTTTTTAgcagtcgtataaaaagaaCTGGATAGTGTAAATACAATACCTTCAGGGTGTACAGATAATGAGTTTATAAGGACTCCACTATGAGCTGGATAAATCATACTGAGGAATAAGCTGTCctgaaaataacaacaatataaaattagAATAGGAATACAAACTAACTCTGACAGTAATAATGTAATACAAATGTACCTGGACCATTCTGCAACCAGGATCAATTGATGGAATAAAAGATCTGTTGGAATGTGTTATTCAACATATCACATGGAAACTAAGGCCACCAATACTTTGGAGAgatcatatataagaaaataaacatgaaagttatgtttatttataacatattacTATCATTTTCCTAAATTTGCAGTGTTATAGTggtttttaactgttttacaattttccaGATATGCCAACTAATTGAACAAACCTGAGAATTACATTTTCTCTTCTCCCTCCAAACACATCTAAGAAATGATTCCAGGATTGTAAGGTTGGTATTACCAGTCAGTGTGATCACCATCTTATATATAACTTCATAGATCTGACCATCTAACATACATACTTTGATCTGTAATAAATAGAGAATACAatatggctttttcaatatcacacacTGTATCAACCAGAGACATTAGTTCAGGCTTGAAACGGTGAGTGATAATGAAAAAGCcatatcaaatacattttcttatataccTCGCATAGATGTTTTGTATGTGACATGACGTCGTATAGATGAGGGGTTTGATAAAGCTTTTGTAACAGTGATTGACAGTCTTGACATCAATGACATGTCATCGTTCTGTTTAAAATGTGTGATAAAGCCTTCACAACTGTCACTGATATTGATATCATCAGGGATGGCTGATTCAGCACAATTACCATCAACTGTTTTACACATACACtttaatttctcgttacattgaagacctgttggtgaccttctgctgttgtttttaatatggtcggtttgttgtctctttaaaacattccccatttccattctcaattttatctgtatttattttttaagtatataatatattctgttatcatatacttgtataaaatattacctaaattttacagttcaataacatttaaaaatattaaaggcTATGAAAGGATTACTATGTTTATTATTTAACCAGATCCCCAAAAATTTCCCAGGCATGCTGATAAACCAAACTTTATTGACTGCTTCAAgaatgttatcacatgcctttccgtgaTGTTTATCAAATGCAACTTCTTGCAgttttctgaaatttgtttgtaaatatacaAGACGACATGGCTGTGTTTGTCATGTCTTTGAAAAACAACACCACAGTGCAGAAACCCCAAGTGATTTAAGACTTTTCACATATTGGTTTTCTTCCTTGCTCTATGTGCCTCCGGTTGATACATATTAGTTGAGGAGCAACAATGAATtaagattaaacatgttttatttaaaacacaTATCAAGTCTTGAGTCCAACTTTAGACAGGTTCAATCTCCAACAATTTCAGGCAGTGAGATGCGACATTTATTTAGTAAAATTATGCACATGTTTTTCGGAGGAaagttaacaatattttttcaagcTAGGAACATGATAATTGTTGTGATATAGcacaagataaataaaatgcttgtaatataaataaaaacaaataatacaagttAAGAAATGTTTACTTGGTTGTCTGTGAATTATTATCTAAAAGTTCAAACAAAGACAAAATTTGGATAATTGTTGTctgtattttttctgatgaagTATATGATGAAAAGATCATTACATCTCATTTTCCTGCGGCTCTTGAGCTGATATCATGACCTAGGGCTGATAAAGGGTCTGATATGAagaatgccatgtaataatctatacgTATCAGTTCTGTGTATtgatatcataaaatatcagaATAGTTGTTTCTCAATACTACTGATGAACTGTTATGTTTAACTCTTGTTGGAATTATTCATATACTAAACTTACACTAATATATATTTCCTCGAAACAGTACTTACAATATGTAAAACTTGTAAAAGACACATCTCCTTTCATTCATATTTACTCTACATtccaattatttaaaaattctatcaAATTAATCTCCTATAGTTGATCCTTATTTTTACAACCACCATTTATTATCAGACTTATAGGTTTTGACCCCATCACTGTACATATTGGCTACCAGGTATATCATGCCTACTTACTAGAGAACTGTCATTCCATATATTGTCCATCTCAGAAGTTAACACATGGTCTTTACATAACTCAATTCTGAACAGAACCTCTTGTTCTAGTGAAGGTCTACTGTATGTCcacaatttataacatgtagCTGCAGTAATGTTATGTCTATAACCTAAAAAAAAGTCCACAATTCATAGTGCGTTGCTGCAGATATGTACGATCTGTAACCTAAAACAAAGTCACATTCCATGATATTTTCTGGCTGACTatgttcaaattttataatttctaaatgTTGCAATTATTTTTAAGCCTTTAGCATTTTAAGTGTTAGAAAAATGTCTTGATAAAATGGTTTTTATGTCAATTTATGGATCTTATATACAGGAAAGATCTAATCTTAGAAAATGTCACAAGAAAGATGAACCAACCTATGAAACATCACCATACAGTATATCACACATGGAGGTTATCACATCATTGAAATGAACTCAAATTTGGATATTCATAAAGAGTATTCCAATATTTCATCTCAACTTTTGGTAGACaaatgaaaactaaagaaaCAGACACTCTTTAACTAATAATATGATACCAACTCATCAAAAAACCAaacaattttgaagaaaattatatatttctttttcatcattgtcatatttgttttttgtaaataaatgagTTCTAATTACCTTTCTTGTGTTGCAAAGATTTAGATAAATCTTCACAAATCTTTTTAGAAACTGGATCTTCCAAAGGGTACAAAGTGAGCACCTCTAAGACAAAATCCCATAATGACAACAAAGGAGAGTTAATTGGAACAGTCAACAGTTGTTTGTACACCATTATAAACCATGAATCTGATTCTAAAGTATCTTCTATATCCAGTTTAGATTTTATTTGATCCATCTTCTCCTGAAATTTTTCCCTCAATTTCCCTTTAATTTGTATaactatctgaaaaaaaatggattaaagttttaaaacacatcagaacaaattaaaaagttatcataTGTGTTGATCTTCAATTTGTCCTTACATTACCAAAGTTAACAGcaacaatatttgaatattttcaaaaaatcttgatattatttgatttgaatcaacttttaatgttttacaggtacattaattaaaagtaaatgaattattgtTCAAAGATACTATGATACCTTAAATTAtgaaatgtaacacaaacaTTGAGTATCTTTATATATGAACCAAactcactttttttttttcattcttatttACCTGctgatttatattttagtctatataatataatataatactaaaccaataactaaattttacacaagaattacctgcttattattttctttgacaACATTCTTTGGTTGTATACCTAGCTGACAGACTGTGAAGTAGGAGTTCAACGGAACGCTTACAGTACTTTTTACTTGTGCCTGAAAATAGTCAAGTTTTATACCAAATTAAAACATGCAATCTGGCAttacaacaaattattttgttcaatattaGTGAACCTGTTTGGCATTGCAGGATTTATCAATACACTAACTGACTGAAGGCAGGTTACTGAGGTACAATACTACATGTTCTTGAGTATGAAGTATGAAgcttaaaaaataatcttaagcCTTGCTATGATATGAACCAATGAATACCAAATGGTATTGATCTACAATTACTGGCTCTCCTTAAACTAACCCCATCACAAATTATTGACACCACAGATATGTCAGAAACAGCATGCCTTAAACTAACCCCATCACAAATTATTGACACCACAGATATGTCAGAAACAGCATGCCTTAAACTAACCCCATCACAAATTATTGACACCACAGATATGTCAGAAACAGCATGCCTTAAACTAACCCCATCACAAATTATTGACACCACAGATATGTCAGAAACAGCATGCCTTAAACTAACCCCATCACAAATTATTGACACCACAGATATGTCAGAAACAGCATGCCTTAAACTAACCCCATCACAAATTATTGACACCACAGATATGTCAGAAACAGCATGCCTATGTCTTGATTGCCTGCTTTTAATAAGGTGAGACaactataataaaatgtttaaatatcaaGTACAAACCAAGGCCCACTCTGCAGCTTTTCTCTCTATGTGGGTTTGTGGATTCTCTCTCCATAGTCCCATTATACATTGTGTAGTTTTATCATACAATGCTGAGCACCCTCGGATTGTTTTCGATACATATAAACGTCCTAATATCTGACCTGTATCGGGGATTTCTTTGATTACTGCATCAACAGtctgtaaaaaatattcaatatataacAATAAGATTTTAGGcttaaaaagaattaaaaaatttgatcaaagttgaaactgtatgatctttaaaaaaaaatcaatttttcagcagattttaaaattaacagaTAACACCATTTCCACTTTCTACAACAACTAACCATGTTTTTTAATTGCACACTGtcacacatatttgttttctttcaaacataaaaatactttaattaatatttaaatgaaaggtGTAGTTTATGTAGACATATATCAAGGTAAATTATTTAGATTGTTCATGCATGTGCTCTTTATTTTTTCCCCAGTAAAAAGTGTCCTTTGAAGGGAGATAATAAGAGTCACTGAAATGTGTaagctacatttttttttctattactataaaaaaacaattattaaagaaCCAGATACTCCTATAACAACACTTGTAAAAAGAACAAGAAAGTTCAAATGTAGGAAGAACAGTATTAATGAGTACTATCCGAATATTACATGATTTGCggtaaatttaaatgaattacatGTATTCTCCTTCAAAAAGTTCATATTAAGTACTAAGATGCAGAGCCAAAACTATTCATATGGGGGGCCGACTGACTGACCTAAAAGTATGGGGGGCTGCTCTAGTCAAGCTTAAGTGAACTAATTCATCCCACAAGctttttcaaagttttcatATGCTTGTATCTTTCAGTAAATCAAGAAAGGACTAATTATCTTTTGGAAATTTGCTGCATTTTTCATCAATATGtgccatttaaaataaaagtttaagttaataaaatttggattttttgcTCTACCTATAATACACcttcgctatttgtccgccattacttgATATCAGACAGGTTCCCGtaacattttgacgtcataatacaaaatatctgacaccacaatggaaaagtgattgttgtatgcgtcaaaagttcaagcagcCGGGTCAGCTGGGATTTAATTAAATAGTTATCACATGATAATGGATTATTGAGATATATGTCGACATATTGAAgagggagggtaggaggggtcctgatcccgaaaatCCTGGGATTGAAAACACAAAATACCAAGGTcccgaaattcaaaaaaaaattccggatcccgaaatcccgaactTAAAAACACCCAATCCCAGAGTCcagataaaggtcctatccccactcattgaagaaaatttaaaacatggaAAAATAGATAGACTTTTAACAGTGGTACTTTAAAAGGGGATCATGCCGGGGTGTCCATGCCCCAGGTACCTAaggtttttaaattgtttctagtccaaataattatgaccaGACGTCATAAAGATTTGGACTAAATTGTCTCTAGAGTCGAGAAATGAAGAGAAatgaaactttatttttacCTTAAATTTCATTAAGGACAACAGACCATCAAGTATCAAATTGATAGCATCAATAGAATTtcgtaaaaatatttctttctcAATGGGACAAGTCTGTGACTGTCTTATATTCGATACAATGTAAGATACATTGTTTTTTACTTGCTCCAAGTTTGCCGCCAtttctactttcactttcactttgaCTTAGTCATCTTTCACTTCCGTCATAGATTTTGACACCGGCCATTTCATCTTCGACCACGTAGTCTTCCCTGGTAACTGACCAACTGTTTGGTAATAAGTATACACTCATTTTGTGGCTATAAACTTTtaccaattttcattttattgacaTATACTTTTGTTTAGTAAACTTTCTtaagcaaacagaaagtagcaAATTAGACTAGCTTTCCCCTCTATTATAATTCATTCGTGTATCATCAGTGTATGTGTTTTGAATAATCATAATATTGTTTTGCATTGTTTGTATCTGATTGGGTATCATCCTGGATtcacataaaataaaacactgaatccaaaatttcagaaaaataaattagTCTTTCCTCATTTCCTGGATCCtgaaaaataatcatttgataattaatatatttaaacctttgaaattgaaaatgcagGTTATGATAACTCTTCTGTCAGTGGCATAGCTACCTTTGACGCAACAACGCACATGCTTGCACAAACCAgatggcaaaaaaaaatcataattcaaaatcataacggtcaaacaaaaaaaagagtGCCATTGActgttactatatatatatagatttcaaGAACAACAGGTACTCATCCTATTCCGGCGAATCCCGCTGTTGTCGGTATTCAGGATTATTGGCGCGTCCCTCTGTATACACAAATGTTCGACCATATACTAAACGAAGTATGAGATGGTcttatcaatttgaaaaaatgttttcttgccCAGATCCTTCttccaaacaatttgaaaagtttGAATCTGTACCATTGAATTCGCATATTTCATGACTGCTAGTCTGATCTTCAATCAGAAGTTCATCAATTTCTTCTAGAAATTAAAAGGTGGGTTGCGAGGTTATATATTTTTCCATCTGAGAAACCAGACCAATTCTGTGCAACATTGGAGATGACGCAGAATGAACTTTACCCATTAAGAGCTCTGAAACGTGTTAAAACCTATCTGAGTTCAACCATGGGACAAGAAAGACTTTCTTCACTTGCACTGTAATACGTTCATTCTGATTTTGACATTGACACTAAAGAAGTTGTTGCCGCGTTTAATAATGCTAGGCATCGGAAAATGTTACTCTCCTAATGGACCTCAGTTGATAACTTCGGTCTTGCCTAGGAACatttatcacaaaataaatttgaattgcTTTGTTTTCATATGTTAACTTATATATGTCATGAGATGATCCAGTTCTTTAGCCCTTTCTTTCtctgaaacatttatttttatttataaattgggGAGCATTGCAAAGTTTTTAGTCGGTTTCAGATTTGACATATAGCAAATGATTCAACTGTTCATACTTCACTTACTTCAAAATTAACTatctttaatatattgaaaaaagatttCTTTTCCTGCAAGAAAGGGTACATTTTTTTATGCCTTGCTCTGCTCAGCAAACATTTTTTGCCTCAATGGGCTTAGCAACTTCTGAGTGCACATCATTACAAGTGTAACTATCCCACTGTCCATACCAAATTTTCTGCATCCAATTCACATTTCAACAATATCCTGCATTCAGCAGCattgtgtaaagaaaaaaataattatatcaggTCATaattgcattttaatttttcaatagatTATTGATGACTGTTTTTCTTAAATCCTACAAAAATTCTAAGGGCTGAAAAAGTTCCTTCTTCCTctcttatacatttgtatgtcaAGAGAAAACTTTCACATGAAGTGTTTATAAGGGAAAAGAAGggtttataatttattgatcTTTATTATAGGTGTGTAAGCTGGATTATTGGTGCACTATTTGATCTAACACACAACTGCAGCTTTTTTTACATGGTAAGATATGTCAATCTCAGACACCACAACATCAGCAGTGTTTCTGATATGATTGATACCTTAAATTGGCAAATACTCTAAGAAAGAATTGGCTTAACATCAGACCAATAATGTGCcataaaatatgaaacaaaaaaatgctattccacatttcaatattcaaaCAATGCTTTCTTAAATGTCAGTTTAAACAGGGTctgccctttttttttttaaatcattaggACAGCTATTGTGCAACAaagtttgctttttttttttatattaaaccaTTTAAGAGTAGAGTAAACTTTCACCAGATAACGAAATATTGACCAATgtaacaactatccacaagacaCCAGATGAAATAAGAGTAGCAACTATAGCTCACTGAATGGTTTTCTAAAATGAGCAAAACCACATTGGTTAGcttaaaaggccctgaaatgacaaaatgttcAACAGTAAAAATAGGAAAATCTAGAGCATgacttaaatgtaaaaaaataatataacagaAAACATCCAATGACATCCATGGACTCACAAGATTGTTTCATTGATTGGTTTTTATTTGCCACTGTAGATATTTTCGTTTTCAATGAACATGTTTTACTGAACTGAATTAATCTTTTACTTTCTTTCTTAGACAGTACAAGATGACATTAGAGGCAATACGTTACACCAGTGGTTCTTTGATGTTGCTGGATCAGTTATTATTGCCTAATAAATCAGAATATATCCAGATAAAAAACACAGAGGATGGTTGGAACGCAATAAAGAAGATGCAGGTATTACAATTGGCTATTCATAAGGGTAACAAGAAAGAACAATCCCTtcttaaaatacttttttaaaattctaaatatcagGTTGGTTAAAATTTTCGGAAATGGATATCtttaagggagctaccatttgatttttatgggggggctaggatgaaatttgaaaaaaataggcaggacaggagttttgagtaaaaaaaaaaggcaggatgagacacttgcaaaaataaaaaaggcaggacaacaatttaggtaaaaaaagtcaggataaacttttaaaaaaaaaggcaggaccgaacagagtgaaaaataaaaaggcaggacaaaatttttcatcctagccccccccataaaaatcaaatggtagctccctaaaggACTTTACAATCATTTATTCATGAGATTCACTTTCAAATTGGTACATAGTCCAGAGATGGTAATGTAAGAGGTAGAAAAAAACTCATCATGAAGTAGAATTGATATTAATCAATGTTTAAGCAGTTGCATTTGTGTATTGTATAGACAAAATGGCAGCAAGTTCATATTAATgttaaaaagtacatgtatttgtatataaagGTTTGAGGAGCACTTTCCACTGTCATTACGGACTGTTGAAGTCTAACTGTAGAACAGTCACTAAAACAATTCAGTAATTATATGGTATTATATTTGTACATAGATTTGGGGAGCAAATTCCTTGGCTGTTGTAGGCTGCAGAACTGATACTCAAACAATTCAGTAACTATAtggtattatatttgtatttagatTCAAGGAGCACCTGCAATTGCTGTTGCTGGATGTTTAAGTCTAGCTGTATAACTGTCACTTAATCAATTCAGTAACTATAtggtattatatttgtatttagatTCGAGGAGCACCTGCTATTGCTGTTGCTGGATGTTTAAGTCTAGCCGTAGAACTGTCACTTAATCAATTCAGTAACTATAtggtattatatttgtatttagatTCGAGGAGCACCTGCTATTGCTGTTGTAGGCTGTAGAACTGATACCCAATCAATTCAGTAATTATAtggtattatatttgtatttagatTCGAGGAGCACCTGCTATTGCTGTTGCTGGATGTTTAAGTCTAGCTGTAGAACTGATACCCAAACAATTCAGTAATGTAAAAGAGTTAGTGGACTTTGTAGTGACAAAGTTAGAATATCTAGTAACCTCAAGACCAACAGCTGTAAATATGTTAGATGCTGCCAAATTATATACTGCACGGATGACAGAGTATGCTAAACAACCAGATCTCACTCCAGATGTCATAAAAAATAAGTATGTCATTCTAATTAAACTTATAGTAATGATATAAAGGAATGATTAAACAAAGAGttattatataagataacacTACTTGTTCTTGTTATCATACACTTATAGCTACCAGAGaccagaaaataaaaaatatgctttccacattgttgaaggtggtcatgacttttattattaatttatttttggtaagaattttcataaattgaggaaaatttattttttcacaacttttttacGCTGAGAGTTATTTAAGATCAGGATCAAACATCAGTgacagttgacactgaaacaaacaaaaatataaaatgcattttttgaaaatcattgaAAGACAAACCTTTGCTTCATGTTTAATTTTTCGTTAGAATAGTCACTGAGATTGAACAAATGCTAGAGGATGatgtaaatgtaaacaaaagaatGGGACAATATGGTGGAGAAGATATACTTAGTGGTCTTGGAAACAGTTCAGCTACCATTCTGACACATTGCAATACTGGTTCCTTAGCAACAGCAGGTTATGGCACAGCACTAGGTAAAAATCTTGAATAAAAAACATAAGTGAACTCTCTCAGAGCTGAAATTCCTCATTAATTTAATCatctaatattaaaatattcccTAAAACTAAATGTGTGAGTAGAGCAGTGGTCAAAATTAGCGCTGGTCCGGTGGTCCGAGACCAGTAGATTTTGTCAGCTGGTGGTTCGACGGACCAGTAGCAATTTGTCTATAAAAATTACTGATTGCTCCGCAATCTCACTTTGTTTACAACACAATTTACTTGTGAAATCAATTACGGGGGGGCACTAAGTATTACAATTGATAAAGTTAATTAATATCTTCAGTGAGCATCCTTCAAACCAGTTTTTGGAGGGAGTTAAACTGCcggacaaaataaataaaataattcacattaaaaaaatagcacaaaatcTACCGGAACAAAGGCAGGGAAAATCATTCAAACTTTAAagaagatgaaaataaaagtaaacatctGTCATTTatataagtgtttgtcaaatgcATGCCATTTTTGCAGGACCAGTAGATTCAGAGCCGGACCAGGATATTTTCAGTCCACTGGTGCTGCTGGACAGTACACAAAAAAGCTTAAATTCTACCCCTGGAGTAGAGTGATAAACTCattattaaaattcaaacttgaaattaaatttactTTCAATGTTAATATTTGGGTTATCTCCCATATCCAAACTGACATAATTAAACAACTTCACTTTAAAGGGATATCatacatacctgccaacttttcaaaaagcCCTTTGGGGTTTTACGTGCAAGATGGATTCTATAGTTCTTCAAAACAATCAAAGGggccttcaaatatattttaatttaatttttttttttttaaattgtggacaaaattgctctttcaaaatttccatttgggagcctgAATGGGGGAAAACCaccgcaaatagtgacagttggcaggtatgattatataaaaaaaatctaaaaaatttgtttttactcaatcattaatgaaatgcaaattgtgaaataacaattcgcttttagcagccagtaAGGTTAAattttgtccaaaaaaaattaatctaaaataaaacattgagtaggaattattcacttgcaagtgaataattcgacctcattgaatctgTATTCACATGTgaatttcaatttaaccccttagctTAGGATTGATAACACGTGAATAGTTATTTAAATATCatcattgaaagtgaaacaaaggtaaatcattttaaTGACTGATTTGATCCACagaaaatcattcttatacaggtaaaaacgatCAAGTCATCTTGGGTTTGCTAGTGAAACGATAAATTGATATTGTTAGATATCACCAGCTCAACACAATATGAAGCGTTATGAACTGGTTCACTGTGCTCATTTgacaaaatgcttcaaattgtTACTTGCAGCTGATATTAAATAGTATCAATATGCAGACAACCTAATAATTGGTACTTATCAGGTTGTAAGAAACTGTAAAGATGGAATTGTATACTTCTAACACAGTTATAACTGTGcatttttgtggaaaaaatagAATACTAAATTTGTCTTATGCCTCACCAATGCTTCATTTGGAGAGATTTTTTGCAGTTGTGATAATTTTCTCTTTGATGTcataatcaatatttataacatatttttatattttatttttttatattagtatcTGTGATATGGTAGGTGATTAGAAAAGCTTTGTAGATGCCATATTCATTAAAGTGTACAATGTAGGTTTTCTTTGTAGTAGAGAAAACATTCTTTCTAATGTAATTCAtgaccttttgattttgacaatataatgtTTTTTGAGAGGGTAAATTCAGGGATGAATATTCAGAATGTGCAGCCATGTTGGTTTATCTAAAAGTTGAATGTTTTAACAGAATTAGTTTAGAATTAGATAGAAGTAGAAAAGAATGCagacaatgtattttaatactCCTAACATCAATGAAATTACAATTGTCATTTATCTCCATTTTCAATTTGTGATAGTAAAATCAATGATTGATGTTGCaagtatgaaaaaatattcaatttcaccACTTTAAAAGGCTTACTTTTTGCActgtatataatatacaaataagtgCACATAGCTATTGGTTGTTTTGAATT is a genomic window of Mytilus trossulus isolate FHL-02 chromosome 1, PNRI_Mtr1.1.1.hap1, whole genome shotgun sequence containing:
- the LOC134695847 gene encoding uncharacterized protein LOC134695847 isoform X1; this translates as MAANLEQVKNNVSYIVSNIRQSQTCPIEKEIFLRNSIDAINLILDGLLSLMKFKTVDAVIKEIPDTGQILGRLYVSKTIRGCSALYDKTTQCIMGLWRENPQTHIERKAAEWALAQVKSTVSVPLNSYFTVCQLGIQPKNVVKENNKQIVIQIKGKLREKFQEKMDQIKSKLDIEDTLESDSWFIMVYKQLLTVPINSPLLSLWDFVLEVLTLYPLEDPVSKKICEDLSKSLQHKKGYRHNITAATCYKLWTYSRPSLEQEVLFRIELCKDHVLTSEMDNIWNDSSLIKVCMLDGQIYEVIYKMVITLTGNTNLTILESFLRCVWREKRKCNSQDSLFLSMIYPAHSGVLINSLSVHPEDVKPENVGPHVKTLCDIFKEVIESYGETTELLVLSLQFKQWYQKALQLCFTCDRQFQTSCLDLVACYSSLWYKVQHQSIKDVLTRIVLCLRPLLVKSTLCYTDIMCVLSGNQVSNQGQMKDTIYHILLMFLYQGSGGLNVLTQVLKLITCSDSVSDHLTCLVVSHDQLFIDYMKWTIYKKRQYKDILNELMEQSSIIHPDIMDSVKDFLEKI
- the LOC134695847 gene encoding uncharacterized protein LOC134695847 isoform X2 yields the protein MAANLEQVKNNVSYIVSNIRQSQTCPIEKEIFLRNSIDAINLILDGLLSLMKFKTVDAVIKEIPDTGQILGRLYVSKTIRGCSALYDKTTQCIMGLWRENPQTHIERKAAEWALAQVKSTVSVPLNSYFTVCQLVIQIKGKLREKFQEKMDQIKSKLDIEDTLESDSWFIMVYKQLLTVPINSPLLSLWDFVLEVLTLYPLEDPVSKKICEDLSKSLQHKKGYRHNITAATCYKLWTYSRPSLEQEVLFRIELCKDHVLTSEMDNIWNDSSLIKVCMLDGQIYEVIYKMVITLTGNTNLTILESFLRCVWREKRKCNSQDSLFLSMIYPAHSGVLINSLSVHPEDVKPENVGPHVKTLCDIFKEVIESYGETTELLVLSLQFKQWYQKALQLCFTCDRQFQTSCLDLVACYSSLWYKVQHQSIKDVLTRIVLCLRPLLVKSTLCYTDIMCVLSGNQVSNQGQMKDTIYHILLMFLYQGSGGLNVLTQVLKLITCSDSVSDHLTCLVVSHDQLFIDYMKWTIYKKRQYKDILNELMEQSSIIHPDIMDSVKDFLEKI
- the LOC134695861 gene encoding methylthioribose-1-phosphate isomerase-like; this encodes MTLEAIRYTSGSLMLLDQLLLPNKSEYIQIKNTEDGWNAIKKMQIRGAPAIAVAGCLSLAVELIPKQFSNVKELVDFVVTKLEYLVTSRPTAVNMLDAAKLYTARMTEYAKQPDLTPDVIKNKIVTEIEQMLEDDVNVNKRMGQYGGEDILSGLGNSSATILTHCNTGSLATAGYGTALGVVRYLQSKQKLDHVYCTETRPYNQGARLTAYEIVYEKMPGTLICDSMVAMLMKKNKISAVIVGADRVVANGDAANKIGTYQIAIVAKHHGVPFYVACPSTTYDDTLPDGDHIVIEERPHGEMTSVNGTRIAAPGIGCWNPAFDVTPGELITGGIITEFGVFKPSELQQKIRQAKSK